A genomic window from Vanessa tameamea isolate UH-Manoa-2023 chromosome 7, ilVanTame1 primary haplotype, whole genome shotgun sequence includes:
- the LOC113400730 gene encoding 5-aminolevulinate synthase, non-specific, mitochondrial: protein MPCPFLGSMNQTFVRNYASVLVKQYGNFCPIFSRGFRTLGVDETKCPFIQKNSIISEAPKEMTEDIVESVNTYKYDKFFSEQINAKKKDYSYRIFRKVSRLAADGLYPQALEGTENRRVTVWCANDYLGASRHPAVQDAAISAIKSYGTGAGGTRNIAGNSQMTEKLESEIANLHKKPAALIFSSCFVANDATLSTLAKILPGCIIYSDAGNHASMIQGIRNSRAPKHIFRHNDPSHLRELLSSSPASVPKLVVFETVHSMSGAICPLEEMCNIAHKYGALTFVDEVHAVGLYGKHGAGIGEERGVENLIDIVSGTLGKAYGNVGGYIAGSSLLVDTVRSLAPGFIFTTALPPPVLAGSLAAIRLLASEEGRSMRAKHQAIVRYLKLSLLVAGLPQMPSVSHIVPVPITGADKVALVAESLMKRGHYVQAINYPTVARGEERLRFAPGPHHTPEMIDSLITALIESFHENNINFNQFMVNGACRECSMEYKVDIAYEEPFKYPIAA from the coding sequence ATGCCTTGTCCTTTCTTAGGATCAATGAATCAAACCTTCGTGCGAAATTACGCCAGCGTACTGGTGAAACAGTATGGGAATTTCTGCCCTATATTTTCACGAGGTTTTCGCACGCTCGGGGTCGATGAAACAAAATGCCCTTTCATTCAGAAGAACTCGATCATCTCCGAGGCACCGAAGGAGATGACCGAAGACATCGTGGAGAGCGTGAACACttacaaatatgataaattCTTCAGTGAACAAATTAATGCGAAGAAGAAGGATTACTCTTACCGTATATTCAGAAAGGTGTCTCGCTTGGCGGCCGACGGCTTGTATCCGCAAGCTTTAGAAGGAACCGAGAACCGACGTGTGACTGTGTGGTGTGCTAACGATTACCTGGGAGCGTCTCGCCACCCTGCTGTACAAGATGCTGCTATTTCTGCTATCAAGTCCTACGGAACGGGTGCAGGTGGTACTCGGAATATTGCTGGCAACTCacaaatgactgaaaaactagAATCTGAAATAGCCAATCTACACAAAAAACCAGCAGCTTTAATCTTTAGTTCCTGCTTTGTCGCTAATGATGCGACTCTCTCTACTTTAGCTAAAATATTACCCGGTTGCATCATTTACTCTGATGCTGGCAACCATGCATCGATGATACAAGGAATAAGAAACAGCCGGGCACCTAAACATATATTTAGACACAATGACCCGAGTCACTTAAGAGAATTACTATCTTCATCACCAGCCAGTGTGCCCAAACTAGTCGTGTTTGAGACTGTCCACTCTATGAGTGGAGCTATTTGTCCCCTAGAAGAAATGTGTAACATAGCTCATAAATACGGAGCTCTGACTTTCGTAGATGAAGTCCATGCTGTGGGCTTATATGGAAAACACGGTGCCGGGATAGGCGAAGAGAGAGGCGTCGAAAACCTCATCGATATTGTCTCTGGTACATTAGGTAAAGCCTATGGAAACGTCGGAGGCTACATCGCTGGTTCGTCTCTACTTGTGGATACTGTGAGATCGCTGGCTCCAGGTTTCATATTCACGACGGCACTCCCACCGCCCGTGCTGGCTGGCTCTCTGGCGGCTATAAGGCTGCTGGCGAGCGAGGAGGGCAGAAGCATGAGAGCCAAGCACCAGGCTATCGTCCGCTACTTGAAGCTCTCGCTGCTGGTGGCCGGACTGCCGCAGATGCCGTCCGTGAGCCACATAGTCCCCGTGCCGATAACGGGAGCGGATAAGGTGGCTCTCGTGGCCGAGTCCCTGATGAAGCGCGGCCACTACGTGCAGGCCATCAACTACCCGACGGTGGCCCGCGGCGAGGAGCGCCTGCGGTTCGCGCCGGGTCCGCACCACACGCCGGAAATGATCGACAGCCTCATTACTGCCCTCATCGAATCATTCCAcgaaaacaatataaactttaaccAGTTCATGGTGAACGGCGCCTGTCGCGAGTGCAGTATGGAGTACAAGGTCGACATCGCCTACGAGGAGCCCTTCAAGTATCCCATAGCCGCGTAA
- the LOC113400748 gene encoding uncharacterized protein LOC113400748, translated as MFSLNNHLELRRVTISSLVTCIYLPSIVTVISYKGLLYSVGNASSLYVLVLIFIAELIKSFYLNSNNDLQVKKKASKSRVGDIVKSIVFLLGVKFCFFIGIILFGAPVLEYNEETLILSSLLTLLTLFPLIAHTGVELAVQLLFGVKTFPRDTIIAMLVNNALLTVCGAWLGAVVIPLDWNTPWQQWPIPCYLGAIGGYLLSNVLTVTKVTLMSAANKHPFLGIFVNMMNKLHISK; from the coding sequence ATGTTTTCATTGAATAATCACTTAGAATTGAGACGAGTGACTATATCCAGCTTAGTAACGTGCATTTATTTACCTAGTATTGTCACTGTCATTTCGTATAAAGGATTATTATACTCAGTGGGAAATGCCTCTTCGCTCTACGTTTTAGTGCTTATATTCATCGcggaattaataaaatcattttacctGAACTCTAATAATGATCTTCAAGTCAAGAAAAAAGCGAGCAAAAGTCGAGTCGGTGATATTGTGAAATCAATTGTTTTTCTACTGGGAGTAAAGTTTTGCTTTTTTATTGGAATCATATTATTCGGAGCACCGGTGTTAGAATACAATGAGGAAACATTAATCTTATCGAGTTTATTAACTCTACTGACATTATTTCCCCTGATTGCCCATACTGGGGTGGAACTAGCAGTACAATTATTGTTTGGTGTGAAAACCTTCCCCCGGGACACTATCATAGCCATGTTAGTGAACAACGCATTGTTGACAGTATGCGGGGCGTGGCTCGGCGCAGTCGTTATTCCCTTGGACTGGAACACGCCCTGGCAACAGTGGCCAATACCATGTTATCTTGGAGCAATCGGTGGCTATCTGCTATCTAATGTTCTCACTGTAACTAAAGTTACACTGATGTCAGCGGCCAATAAGCATCCATTCCTTGGCATATTTGTGAATATGATGAACAAACTCCATATTTCTAAGTAA